From a single Phalacrocorax aristotelis chromosome 1, bGulAri2.1, whole genome shotgun sequence genomic region:
- the LOC142063767 gene encoding putative mitochondrial transporter UCP3 isoform X3: MQHPGSTPFPSSPHHHATMVGLKPPEVPPTATMKFFSAGTAACIADLCTFPLDTAKVRLQIQGEVRIPRSSSTVEYRGVLGTLSTMVRTEGPRSLYSGLVAGLQRQMSFASIRIGLYDSVKQLYTPKGAESTGLTARVLAGCTTGAVAVTCAQPTDVVKVRFQANVALPDGARRYNGTVDAYRTIAREEGVRGLWRGALPNIARNAIVNCGELVTYDLIKDALLRAQLMTDNLPCHFVAAFGAGFCATVVASPVDVVKTRYMNAGPGQYRNVLSCFLGLLMQDGLAGFYKGFVPSFLRLGSWNVVMFISYEQLQRVAALARAAQS, from the exons ATGCAGCATCCCGGCTCTACCCCCtttccttccagcccccaccaccaCGCCACGATGGTGGGTCTGAAGCCCCCCGAGGTGCCCCCAACAGCCACCATGAAGTTCTTCAGCGCGGGGACGGCCGCCTGCATCGCCGACCTCTGCACCTTCCCCCTGGACACCGCCAAAGTGCGGCTGCAG ATTCAGGGCGAGGTGCGGATCCCCCGGAGCAGCAGCACCGTGGAGTACCGGGGTGTTTTGGGGACGCTGAGCACCATGGTGAGGACGGAGGGACCCCGCAGCCTCTACAGCGGGCTGGTGGCCGGGCTGCAGCGGCAGATGAGCTTCGCCTCCATCCGCATCGGGCTGTACGACTCGGTGAAGCAACTCTACACCCCCAAGGGTGCCGAGA GCACAGGGCTGACAGCGCGGGTGCTGGCGGGCTGCACCACAGGGGCGGTGGCGGTGACGTGCGCCCAACCCACCGACGTGGTCAAGGTACGGTTCCAGGCCAACGTGGCGCTGCCGGACGGCGCCCGGCGGTACAACGGCACTGTGGATGCCTACCGCACCATCGCCAGGGAGGAGGGCGTCCGCGGGCTCTGGAGAG GGGCGCTGCCCAACATCGCCCGCAACGCCATCGTCAACTGCGGGGAACTCGTCACCTATGACCTCATCAAGGATGCGCTGCTGCGGGCGCAGCTGATGACAG ACAACCTCCCCTGCCACTTCGTAGCGGCCTTCGGGGCCGGCTTCTGCGCCACGGTGGTGGCGTCGCCAGTGGACGTGGTGAAGACGCGGTACATGAACGCCGGCCCCGGGCAGTACCGGAACGTGCTCAGCTGCTTCCTGGGCCTGCTCATGCAGGACGGCCTCGCCGGCTTCTACAAAGG GTTCGTCCCCTCGTTCCTGCGGCTCGGCTCCTGGAACGTGGTGATGTTCATCTCCTACGAGCAGCTGCAGCGCGTGGCGGCGCTGGCCCGGGCGGCCCAATcctga
- the LOC142063767 gene encoding putative mitochondrial transporter UCP3 isoform X2: protein MVGLKPPEVPPTATMKFFSAGTAACIADLCTFPLDTAKVRLQIQGEVRIPRSSSTVEYRGVLGTLSTMVRTEGPRSLYSGLVAGLQRQMSFASIRIGLYDSVKQLYTPKGAESTGLTARVLAGCTTGAVAVTCAQPTDVVKVRFQANVALPDGARRYNGTVDAYRTIAREEGVRGLWRGALPNIARNAIVNCGELVTYDLIKDALLRAQLMTDNLPCHFVAAFGAGFCATVVASPVDVVKTRYMNAGPGQYRNVLSCFLGLLMQDGLAGFYKGFVPSFLRLGSWNVVMFISYEQLQRVAALARAAQS from the exons ATGGTGGGTCTGAAGCCCCCCGAGGTGCCCCCAACAGCCACCATGAAGTTCTTCAGCGCGGGGACGGCCGCCTGCATCGCCGACCTCTGCACCTTCCCCCTGGACACCGCCAAAGTGCGGCTGCAG ATTCAGGGCGAGGTGCGGATCCCCCGGAGCAGCAGCACCGTGGAGTACCGGGGTGTTTTGGGGACGCTGAGCACCATGGTGAGGACGGAGGGACCCCGCAGCCTCTACAGCGGGCTGGTGGCCGGGCTGCAGCGGCAGATGAGCTTCGCCTCCATCCGCATCGGGCTGTACGACTCGGTGAAGCAACTCTACACCCCCAAGGGTGCCGAGA GCACAGGGCTGACAGCGCGGGTGCTGGCGGGCTGCACCACAGGGGCGGTGGCGGTGACGTGCGCCCAACCCACCGACGTGGTCAAGGTACGGTTCCAGGCCAACGTGGCGCTGCCGGACGGCGCCCGGCGGTACAACGGCACTGTGGATGCCTACCGCACCATCGCCAGGGAGGAGGGCGTCCGCGGGCTCTGGAGAG GGGCGCTGCCCAACATCGCCCGCAACGCCATCGTCAACTGCGGGGAACTCGTCACCTATGACCTCATCAAGGATGCGCTGCTGCGGGCGCAGCTGATGACAG ACAACCTCCCCTGCCACTTCGTAGCGGCCTTCGGGGCCGGCTTCTGCGCCACGGTGGTGGCGTCGCCAGTGGACGTGGTGAAGACGCGGTACATGAACGCCGGCCCCGGGCAGTACCGGAACGTGCTCAGCTGCTTCCTGGGCCTGCTCATGCAGGACGGCCTCGCCGGCTTCTACAAAGG GTTCGTCCCCTCGTTCCTGCGGCTCGGCTCCTGGAACGTGGTGATGTTCATCTCCTACGAGCAGCTGCAGCGCGTGGCGGCGCTGGCCCGGGCGGCCCAATcctga
- the LOC142063767 gene encoding putative mitochondrial transporter UCP3 isoform X1 yields MVGLKPPEVPPTATMKFFSAGTAACIADLCTFPLDTAKVRLQIQGEVRIPRSSSTVEYRGVLGTLSTMVRTEGPRSLYSGLVAGLQRQMSFASIRIGLYDSVKQLYTPKGAESTGLTARVLAGCTTGAVAVTCAQPTDVVKVRFQANVALPDGARRYNGTVDAYRTIAREEGVRGLWRGALPNIARNAIVNCGELVTYDLIKDALLRAQLMTGEDGEGLGGHTQQGTVPTPATLNPPLCPTDNLPCHFVAAFGAGFCATVVASPVDVVKTRYMNAGPGQYRNVLSCFLGLLMQDGLAGFYKGFVPSFLRLGSWNVVMFISYEQLQRVAALARAAQS; encoded by the exons ATGGTGGGTCTGAAGCCCCCCGAGGTGCCCCCAACAGCCACCATGAAGTTCTTCAGCGCGGGGACGGCCGCCTGCATCGCCGACCTCTGCACCTTCCCCCTGGACACCGCCAAAGTGCGGCTGCAG ATTCAGGGCGAGGTGCGGATCCCCCGGAGCAGCAGCACCGTGGAGTACCGGGGTGTTTTGGGGACGCTGAGCACCATGGTGAGGACGGAGGGACCCCGCAGCCTCTACAGCGGGCTGGTGGCCGGGCTGCAGCGGCAGATGAGCTTCGCCTCCATCCGCATCGGGCTGTACGACTCGGTGAAGCAACTCTACACCCCCAAGGGTGCCGAGA GCACAGGGCTGACAGCGCGGGTGCTGGCGGGCTGCACCACAGGGGCGGTGGCGGTGACGTGCGCCCAACCCACCGACGTGGTCAAGGTACGGTTCCAGGCCAACGTGGCGCTGCCGGACGGCGCCCGGCGGTACAACGGCACTGTGGATGCCTACCGCACCATCGCCAGGGAGGAGGGCGTCCGCGGGCTCTGGAGAG GGGCGCTGCCCAACATCGCCCGCAACGCCATCGTCAACTGCGGGGAACTCGTCACCTATGACCTCATCAAGGATGCGCTGCTGCGGGCGCAGCTGATGACAGGTGAGGAtggcgaggggctggggggacacaCGCAGCAGGGCACCGTCCCCACCCCTGCGACCCTCAACCCCCCTCTCTGCCCCACAGACAACCTCCCCTGCCACTTCGTAGCGGCCTTCGGGGCCGGCTTCTGCGCCACGGTGGTGGCGTCGCCAGTGGACGTGGTGAAGACGCGGTACATGAACGCCGGCCCCGGGCAGTACCGGAACGTGCTCAGCTGCTTCCTGGGCCTGCTCATGCAGGACGGCCTCGCCGGCTTCTACAAAGG GTTCGTCCCCTCGTTCCTGCGGCTCGGCTCCTGGAACGTGGTGATGTTCATCTCCTACGAGCAGCTGCAGCGCGTGGCGGCGCTGGCCCGGGCGGCCCAATcctga
- the DNAJB13 gene encoding dnaJ homolog subfamily B member 13 has translation MGQDYYAVLQLGRGATDADIKKAYRKLALKNHPLKCKEPWAPERFRQLAEAYDVLSDPMKKGIYDKFGEEGLKGGIPLEFGGENPWTVGYVFHNNPDKVFREFFGGDNPFAEFFAEDGSELIPPFGGLRGRGAMKQDPPIVRDLYLSLEDLFYGCTKKIKISRRVMNEDGQTSTVRDKILTIDVQPGWKQGTRITFEKEGDQGPNVIPADITFIVQEKLHPRFKRTDDNLTYVATIPLGKALIGCTVDVRTLDGRLLNIPINDIVDPKYCKVVPGEGMPLLQDPQRKGNLLIYFNICFPKKLTPDKKMLLRSALLS, from the exons ATGGGGCAGGACTACTACGCCGTGCTGCAGCTGGGCCGCGGCGCCACGGACGCCGACATCAAGAAGGC CTATCGGAAACTGGCCTTGAAGAACCATCCTTTAAAATGCAAGGAGCCCTGGGCACCGGAGAGATTCAGGCAGCTGGCGGAGGCCTACGATGTGCTCAGCGACC CCATGAAGAAAGGCATCTACGACAAGTTTGGAGAAGAGGGTCTCAAAGGCGGCATCCCTTTGGAGTTTGGTGGCGAGAACCCCTGGACTGTTGGCTACGTGTTTCACAACAACCCTGACAAAGTCTTCAGGGAGTTCTTTGGAGGAGACAACCCCTTTGCAG AGTTCTTCGCTGAGGATGGCTCGGAGTTGATCCCGCCCTTCGGAGGGCTGCGAGGACGAGGAGCGATGAAGCAAGACCCCCCGATTGTGCGGGATCTCTACCTCTCCCTTGAAGACCTGTTCTACGGCTGCACCAAGAAGATTAAGATCTCGCGCCGG GTGATGAACGAAGATGGTCAAACAAGCACTGTCAGAGATAAGATCCTAACGATCGACGTGCAGCCGGGGTGGAAGCAGGGCACCAGGATCACCTTCGAGAAGGAAGGAGACCAG GGCCCAAACGTCATTCCGGCTGACATCACCTTCATTGTCCAAGAGAAACTCCACCCGAGGTTTAAAAGAACCGATGACAACCTCACTTACGTCGCCACCATCCCCCTGGGAAAG GCGCTGATCGGTTGCACGGTGGACGTGAGGACGCTGGATGGGAGGCTGCTGAACATCCCCATCAACGACATCGTGGA CCCCAAGTACTGCAAAGTGGTGCCAGGGGAGGGGATGCCACTGCTCCAGGACCCCCAGCGCAAGGGCAACCTCCTCATATATTTCAACATCTGCTTTCCCAAGAAGCTCACGCCAGACAAGAAAATGCTCTTAAGAAGTGCCCTCCTGTCCTAG